In Candidatus Zixiibacteriota bacterium, the sequence TTCACGTTTGTACAATGACTTTTTTATTTTTCGGAGAAATCGTGATGTTAGATGCGCCCGATTGGTCAATCCGAATCCGCACTCAGCGCCCGCGCAGCCGCTGAACGGCTCTGCGAAGCGGCGTGATTCGTTTCAGACGTTCCTTCAGTCCGAACAACGCGCCGACAACCCGCCCGCGCAGGCTCGGACTGAACGCAATTGTCTCGTACGCATGCGTCTCTTGAGTCGCAAAGCGGTACTTGTAGCCCGAATCCCAGGGGAATAGATGCAGAAGCGCGATCTCCGGATAGTTCTGCATGCAGTCGCGAATCACTTCCCGAAGCAGGTTGTTCGACGGCGACGTCTCATGATAGGTTTCGTCGTATGCGGCCTTGAGATAATGCAGCGTGCCGCCGTCAACATAGCCGAACGCGGCGGCAATCGGGTGGTCGTTGATTTGGAGCTCAAACAGGTGAAGTGCATCCTGCTCGGCCAGCAACCGAACAAATGCCTCATAGAACCGCCGGCATCGCGCGTCACACCGGGCAATCGATGTTCCGTTGCGCCCTTTCCATCCGGCGTCCTCGATTCCCACCAGCACCTGCCACGCCGCGACTGCCTCCGCACCCTGCCGATGCACGTACCGGGGTTCGCCGAGATTATTCAGCCGCTCGCCGGTCCGACGAAACATGCGGCGCGCCTCGCGCGACAACCCCGCGATATACTGCTCGAAGTCCTGATCGAGATCCGTGATAAAGGTCGGCTCCGCGCGCTGTGCGAACCGCAGGTTGAAGCGCTTCAACAGCTCGCTGTGAAGCAGCGGCTCCGGGCGCTCGAACGAATACGCGAACTCGTAATCGACCAGATCCCAGTCGGACTCGTGATCGACCAGTTCACGCACCAGCCGTTCCGCGAACGCAGCCTCGTAGCCCGGCACGATCAGCGGTTCCGCGTGCAGACAATGCGAGTTCGTGAGGCCGGTGAGCACTCTGATGCCGTGGCGGTTCGACAGCGTCATCGGCAATATGCCGATCACCCGCTCCGAGTCGGCGATCTGGAACAGCCGCACGTGCGATGGCTCGGCGAACGTCTCGTACCAGAGCCGCGCATACTCGAACGATCGAAGCGGCGACGGTTGAACCAGCGTCGCCTGGAGCTCCGACCACGCCTCGCGTACCGTGTCCATGTCCGCGAGATTTCGGACGACCGTCGTGCGGGCCGGTCCGCGACGGTCAATTGTCCGTACGCCGACTGCCGGCGGGCCTGCCGCTACCGGTTCGTGTTCCAGTTTGTCGCTCATAACTTCTATGCCCCTCTCAGGCTGCACATGCGCACAGACATCGCGCCTGTACCCATCCGTTCCTGGCCGGTTTCGTACCGCATTGCGTACACCTCCCCGACCTTTCCTCCAATCGAGTCGCCGATCCCAGCCGATAGAATGAGAATCGACCCGACAGCACCTCGAATCTGGTTCGCACACCGATGCTCGTCGGGTTCAGGCAGAAGACCAGTCCCCGTTTGGTCAACAATCGTCCCAGCCCTGCAGCAAGTTAACTTTCCGCCTGCCGTAGTGCCGTACGTACCGCGTCGAAGGTGTCAATCAATGACGTGTGCAGCCCTGAATCCCTCTAAGTAACATAGTGTGTTTTGTCCAGATTACAAGAACTCTTTTTGATAACTTCTTATACCTCTCCGAAGCGCAACCACATGTCGTTTCGATGGTTACCAGTCGTCATCTTGACGTCCGCAAGCCCCAATATCGACGGCATAGAGTTCGAAAGGGACTCGATAGACAGATTCTGCCCCGCCGAAACCGACTCCGCTGCCCGGGAAAAGCCGTGAAAATCGGCCCGTTCCATCGATTCTTATCAGTTTATCGGCTGTTACCGCTCCGGCGTTAACGACACCGGTTCAACGAGAGCGCACCCAAGTGCGGGATTGACTGATCACCGGGAAACGCGTATGTATGGCCATGCTGTCGCGACTGAAACTGCTCTTCTGCGTCGTCATCTGGGGCTGGACCTTCGTCGCCACCAAAGTCGTGCTGTCCTACGTGACCCCCGTCGAACTTCTGGGGCTTCGCCTGCTCCTCGCGCTTCCCGTTCTCCTCGCAGTCGTTCGACTCAAACGCATCCGATTCCGCTTCGGCCTTCGCGATTCGGGCAAGGTCGCTCTTGGATCGGCGATCATCACGGCACACTTCCTGATACAGATCACCGGACTGCAGTATACCTCGGCCACCAACACCGGCTGGATCATCTCGATCACGCCGCTGGTACTGGCTGTTCTCTCATTCCTGTTTCTGAACGAGCGGCTGGGAATAAGAGAGTATGCCGGTATCGCGGTCGCAACGGCGGGAATCCTGCTGCTGGTATCACACGGCAATCTGTCGAGTTTCGAGTGGCTATCGAGTGTTGGCGATTGGCTCGTACTGGCTTCGGCGCATACCTGGGCTCTGTATACAATCGCGACTCGCGACCTCTCCAGGGCGCACAACCCGCTGGCGCTGACCTTCGCGGTCCTGGCGCCCGCCGGGCTGATGATACTCGGCTACATGGCCGTCACCTCGGACTGGGAGAGATTTCTGCATCTGCCGGCCGATGCCGTGGTTGCGCTCTTGTTCCTCGGCGTGCTTGGGCTGGCGATCGCCCACTGGTTCTGGCAGGAGGGTGTTGCTGATATCGGCGCCGCCCGAGCCGGCATTTTCCTCTACCTGGAACCGGTCGCCACTACCGTACTCGCCGTTCCGTACCTCGGGGAGCAATTCACCTGGGCGACTGCCCTCGGCGGCCTGGCGGTCCTGGGCGGCGTCTACTTCGGACAGCGGCGACGCAAGCCGAAGCGGGCCGCCGTATCGATTGCCGCTGATGACCATTAAAATGGTCGCCCGGCAGATTCAACGGGCGACCATGAACGGTGTGGGGGTAAACACACGGGGATGAGGTCTACCGGAGCAGCCCACCACCGATTGTCCGGTCGGCGGGACCTGCTTTCTTTGACGGATTTTATCTTCGAGCTTCGCTCGGTAAGTGATGGACGATCCTCCCGCCGGATTGTGTAAAGGAATTGATCGCGCGCCTCAGTGTCGCGGCGCACATGTCCACTACCACTATAGCCGCCGGCTATTCCATCGAGCGAACGAGGCGGATGATTTCGCCGGGAGATTGCGCGTTCATGAGATCGCTGCGGAATGACTCGTACTGCAGCATCCCGGCCAGCGTCTTGAACGCCTTGAGATAAAAGTTGTCGTCGTATGGCGGGGCCGCCATGACAAAGAACATATGAGTGGGCTGATTATCCAGCGAGTCAAAATCGTAGCCGACGGTCGAGCGGGCGAATGCCAGCATGAACTCCTTGGCCTGCAACGACCGGATGTGCGGGATTGCAATTCCATAGCCGATTGCAGTCGTCGCCTTGCGTTCGCGATTCACGAAATCGATCAGCAATTTGGTCTCGTTGCCGACCCGATTGTCGGCGGCCAGCAGTTGCACCAGCTCACCAAGCACCTTTTCTTTGGCGTTCTGACGCCACTTTTCACGCGATGCGCCTTCTTCGGGCGGCTCGATGACGGTCGTCAGCTCCAGCTTGACCAGCTTTTCTGTCAGATAGCGCGAAAGATTCATACAGTCATTTATCGACAATTTAGTCCAGAACGTGCACCGTTCCGGCCCGTTTACTCGGACCCCCACGATACGACCAACCCCGGTGCATTGTCAAGTGCCGGCGACACTTGCATGCGGCGGACCGCCTCGGTCAGGGCCGCGCTGCCCACCACCGCCGCGTATTTGCAGGCGGCCGATGAGCCACTTGACTTTTCCGGTACGCAGAATGATATTCGGGCCACCATGAGCCTATCCGGTGATGTCTCAATCCACGGCTGCCTTCTGCCGATAATTTAATGAACAGCAAACAGTTAATGAGGAGCCTGTGCCACCCTTCCTAAGCCTGAAACGAACGCACACCTGCGGCCAGTTGCGGCCCGCCGATATCGACACGCCTGTCCGCCTCAACGGCTGGGTGGCCGGCTACCGAAATCTCGGCGGCTTGATGTTTTTTGATCTCCGTGACCGATACGGAGTTACTCAGGTAGTGGTCAATCCCGAGACTCTGGAGAAGGACATGCTCGCCGCGGCGGAGCGAACCAGATCGGAATTCGTCGTCGCTGTTGTTGGCCATGTCAGAAAGCGCCCGGACGGAACCGCCAACCCCAAGCTTGCCACCGGGGAAGTTGAAGTGGTCGCGGATCAGTTCCACATTCTTTCCGAATCGCGCACCCCGCCGTTTGAGGTTGCCGATCAGACCAACGTCAATGAAACCCTCCGTCTTGAGTATCGTTACCTTGATCTCCGCAGGGCTCCGCTCCAGCGCGCCTTGCGTATGCGGCATCAGGCGACCATGGCGGTGCGCACCTATTTCGACCGAAACGGCTTCTATGAAATCGAGACGCCCCTTTTGATGCGGTCCACGCCCGAGGGCGCTCGCGATTACGTTGTCCCGAGCCGCGTCTCGAAAGGCAAGTTCTACGCGCTGCCGCAGTCGCCGCAGCTGCTCAAGCAGATCCTCATGATCTCGGGTTTCGATCGCTATTTTCAGATCGCCCGGTGTTTGCGCGACGAAGACCTGCGGGCCGACCGTCAGCCGGAGCATACCCAGATCGATGTCGAGATGTCGTTTGTGACACCCGACGACGTATTTGCAGTGATTGAAGGCATGCAAAAAGAGCTGTTTCGAGCAGTCCTCGATATCGATATCGAAACACCCTTTCCACGATACACCTTCGACGAAGTCATGAATCGATGGGGAATCGACAAGCCCGACCTGCGTTTCGGCATGGAGATAGTTGACCTGACTGATATTGCAGGCCAAAGCGACTTCAAGGTGTTTGCCGACAACGTCCGCTCGGGTGGCGTCGTGAAGGGCATCGTGCTGAAAGGCGGGGCGTCCTACTCGCGAAAGCAGATTGATGACCTCACCGAGCTGGCGAAAAAGCACGGAGCCGGCGGGCTGGCGTATATTCTGCGATCCGAGGGCCAGGACAAGTCGCCCATCCTGAAGTTCATCGGCGAGGACGTCAAAAACCGAATGTGCGATCGTGCGGGAGCCTTGGCGGGCGACGCGCTGTTTATCATATCGGACAGAAGACTGCGCACCGAAAGCATCTTGGGGCAGCTCCGCCTGCATCTCGGGCGCGTGCATGATCTTGTCGACAGAAGCCAGTTCCGGTTCCTGTGGGTAACGGACTTTCCGCTGCTCGATTATAACGAAGAGGAACGGCGATGGGACGCCATGCATAATATCGTCTCTCATCCGCACGAGACCGATCTTCCCTTGATCGACGAAGGGTTCTCGTCGACTCTGCCGGGCACCGACCTGAATCACCCCTGGCGTCGCGCCCGGGCGATGCAGTATGATCTTGTGGTGAACGGGTGGGAGATCGCCTCTGGCGGGCAGCGAATCAACCGAAGTGAACTGCAGAAGAAGATTCTGGCGATTCTGGGTATCGACAACAACCGGGCGGAGAGGATGTTCGGTTTTCTGCTTCGCGCGCTCGAATACGGCGCGCCTCCGCACGCGGGCATTGCCCTCGGTCTGGACCGGCTGGTCACACTGATGGGCGGATATGAGTCCATTCGCGACGTCATCGCATTCCCGAAAACGGCTAACGCCTCGTCGTTGATGGACGGCTCCCCGTCCGAAATCGAGCCGTCGCAACTCGAAGAACTGGGGCTGCAAATTGTAGCGAAGGAGACCTCGGCTTAGGCATGCAACCAGATTACGACGAGAAGAAGATCGGCACGTTTACGCCTGGCGATATTGATCAGCGGCTTTTGTTCGGGCAAAACGATTCCTTTCTCCGCATGATCGAAAGCCGCTTTCTCAGCCGTATCGTTGCGCGCGGCGAACGCATCCAGGTGGAGGGACCGCCGGAGGAAGTGGAGCAGATACTCCGGTTGCTGACCGATCTGACCACCCGCATCAAGCAGGGCGAAGTAATCACCGAGCAGTACCTCAACTACGCCATCGGAATGATCCGCCAGAACGGTCTCGGTCCGGCGGCGTCGATTTCCACCGAAGCCCTGTTGACCAGCGCGCTCAAGAAAGCGATCAAACCGAAAACGATCGGGCAGACGCGATATGTCGAGGCCGTCGACCAAAACGATCTGGTGTTTGCGATCGGCCCGGCCGGCACGGGGAAGACCTATCTCGCCGTCGCGATGGCTGTCGCCGAACTGAAGACCAAGCGGGTCAACCGGATCGTCTTCGCGCGGCCCGCCGTCGAAGCAGGCGAGTCGCTGGGATTTCTGCCCGGCGATGTCCGCGCCAAAGTAGATCCGTACCTTCGCCCGGTCTACGACGCACTGTACGACATGATGCAGCCGGACAAAATCGCCAAGCTGCTCGAAATGGGCGTTATCGAAATAGCTCCGCTCGCGTTTATGCGTGGTCGGACGCTCAATGAGGCGTTTGTGGTTCTTGACGAAGCCCAGAACACTACGACCGCTCAGATGAAGATGTTTCTCACCCGTATCGGAGAAAAATCGAAAGCGGTCATCACGGGCGATGTCACGCAGGTCGATTTGCCCGACAAAAAGACTTCCGGCTTGATCACCGTGCAGAAGATCCTGAAAAACATCAAAGGAATCGAGTTCATTCACCTGACGGAGAAGGATGTCATCCGTCACCGGCTCGTCCAGCAGATCATCAGCGCCTACGAGCGATACGAAGGCGCCCGGCGAAAGGATTCCTGATCCCGCAGGGAATGCCGCATGGCCAAGCTGATTCGCATACTCATCCGCCGCGTTCAGCGCTTGCTGAAGGTCCAGTCCGAAAGCAGGCAGGTGCAGACGCCGACCGCCCAGACGCGGACCATCAAGGTCCTGCTGCTGGTGCTGTTCTCGGTTCTGCTCGTCGTCATGTACCCCGGCGAGGACCTGTTCGATCCGTTTGATATCCCGAGGCGCGGCGAAATATCTCTGCAGGACATCCTGGCGCCGTTCGAAATCACCGTGTTCAAGGGTGAACAGGACCTTGCGCGCGACCGCGAGCGGGAACGTCAGTCCGTTCCCTACGTGCTGGTGTCCGATTCGTCGGTGATCGATACCGTCCGCCAGAGATTACGTTCGTTCCTCGGGTTGGTGGATTCCGTGCGGACAGCCCGACCGGAGGGCGCGGGCATGACCGAGGATGAGGTGCGCCTCGTCAGCGGACGATTCCCGCTGATGAGCCGCTCGGCTATCGAGAAATCGCTCGGTCGCCCCATCAGGCTCACCCGCGTCGGTACGCAGCTGGAGCGCATTTATGACTCGGATATCTATCGCATCGGCGTGCTGCCCACCGGCGCGTCCCTGCCGGAGGGGGGAAGCCGCTCCGTGGTCGTTCAGCGGGGAGAACACGAGGTGTCGTTCCAGCGGGACCAGTTGTACGATCGCGCCATGGCGAACCTCCGGCTGTTGACTGCCCTCAATCGAGTGGCCGACCGTGATACGATCGACGTCGACTATTATTACAACGTCGGCAAGAACTTCATTCAGCCCAACCTCCGCGTCGACATGGACGAGTACAACAATCGGCTGGCGAAGGCGCTGGAGTCAATCTCGCCCGTCAAGAAGATCGTCGAAGAAGGTGACATCATCGCGCGCGCCGGGCAGCGTGTCACCGTCGAACAGGAAGAGGTGCTGGTCGAGATGGCGCGCATCCAGCGCCAGCAAGCCGCCGAAGAAGGGTGGCTGCTCGCCGCACTGCCCTTTGTCGGCCGCGTCCTGCTGACACTCGCCGCATTCATCGCGCTTTATCTGTTCCTGTACAAATTCCGCAGGACGATCTACAACTCAAATCCCAAAATCCTGGCGCTGTTTCTCGTGTTCGTCCTCCAGTTCGGCCTGATCTATCTGATCGGGTCCATGACCGAACGGATAGGCATATCATCGATCTACATCTACCCGATCGCGGTCCTCCCGGTGATGATTACCGTGCTGTTTGATCCTGAGATCGGCATACTGTCGACGATCATCCTCGCGCTGTTGTTGGGCGTGATGCACCGTTTCAGTTTTACGATTACCCTGATGACCGTGGTGGTCGGTATGGTCGCGTGCTTTACGGCCGGGCGGGTTTACAAGCGGTCCGACTTCTACCGGATTATGCTTGCCGTCATCATGGCCTACGTGCTGCTGATCCTCGTCGTGGAAACGCTCAAGCTGACACCGAACCCCGAGATCATACCTGAGCTGGCCCTCGGCGCCCTCAACGGTATTATCACGATCGTTCTGGCGATATTTTTCCTGCCCATATTCGAATCGTTGTTCGGATTCACCACCGACCTGACGCTGCTGGAGTTGTCGGATCTCAACCACCCGCTGCTCAAGCGGCTGGCGCTGGAAGCTCCCGGTACGTACCATCACTCCATCGTGGTCGGCAACCTGTGCGAATCCGCTGCGAAATCGATTAATGCCAATCATCTGCTGGCCCGCGTCGGCGCCTATTACCATGACATAGGCAAAATGGAAATCCCGGAGTACTTCGTCGAGAACCAGCTGAGCGTCAAGTCGAAGCACGATGTGCTCACGCCGTCCATGTCATCGCTGATTTTGTCCGCGCATGTCAAGAAAGGTCGCTGGCTCGGCGAGGAGGCCGGCTTGCCCAATGAAGTGCTGAATTTCATCGAAGAACACCATGGCACGATGGTGATGAGCTACTTCTACGACAAGGCGCTGAAACAGGGCGCCGACCCGTCGGATATCGACAAATACCGCTATCCCGGCCCCAAACCGCAGACGCGCGAGACCGGGATATCGATGCTTGCCGACGCGGTGGAGGCTGCCAGCCGAACGCTCGACGAGCCCAAGCCGGCGCGGATCAACAACCTGATCCAGCGGATTATCAACGATCGGTTCCAGTCCGGACAGCTTGACGAATGCCCGCTGACGCTTCGTGATCTGGCCCGTATCAAGGAGTCC encodes:
- a CDS encoding HDIG domain-containing protein, whose protein sequence is MAKLIRILIRRVQRLLKVQSESRQVQTPTAQTRTIKVLLLVLFSVLLVVMYPGEDLFDPFDIPRRGEISLQDILAPFEITVFKGEQDLARDRERERQSVPYVLVSDSSVIDTVRQRLRSFLGLVDSVRTARPEGAGMTEDEVRLVSGRFPLMSRSAIEKSLGRPIRLTRVGTQLERIYDSDIYRIGVLPTGASLPEGGSRSVVVQRGEHEVSFQRDQLYDRAMANLRLLTALNRVADRDTIDVDYYYNVGKNFIQPNLRVDMDEYNNRLAKALESISPVKKIVEEGDIIARAGQRVTVEQEEVLVEMARIQRQQAAEEGWLLAALPFVGRVLLTLAAFIALYLFLYKFRRTIYNSNPKILALFLVFVLQFGLIYLIGSMTERIGISSIYIYPIAVLPVMITVLFDPEIGILSTIILALLLGVMHRFSFTITLMTVVVGMVACFTAGRVYKRSDFYRIMLAVIMAYVLLILVVETLKLTPNPEIIPELALGALNGIITIVLAIFFLPIFESLFGFTTDLTLLELSDLNHPLLKRLALEAPGTYHHSIVVGNLCESAAKSINANHLLARVGAYYHDIGKMEIPEYFVENQLSVKSKHDVLTPSMSSLILSAHVKKGRWLGEEAGLPNEVLNFIEEHHGTMVMSYFYDKALKQGADPSDIDKYRYPGPKPQTRETGISMLADAVEAASRTLDEPKPARINNLIQRIINDRFQSGQLDECPLTLRDLARIKESFAKVVMAAFHQRIVYPGRDEK
- a CDS encoding GNAT family N-acetyltransferase — translated: MSDKLEHEPVAAGPPAVGVRTIDRRGPARTTVVRNLADMDTVREAWSELQATLVQPSPLRSFEYARLWYETFAEPSHVRLFQIADSERVIGILPMTLSNRHGIRVLTGLTNSHCLHAEPLIVPGYEAAFAERLVRELVDHESDWDLVDYEFAYSFERPEPLLHSELLKRFNLRFAQRAEPTFITDLDQDFEQYIAGLSREARRMFRRTGERLNNLGEPRYVHRQGAEAVAAWQVLVGIEDAGWKGRNGTSIARCDARCRRFYEAFVRLLAEQDALHLFELQINDHPIAAAFGYVDGGTLHYLKAAYDETYHETSPSNNLLREVIRDCMQNYPEIALLHLFPWDSGYKYRFATQETHAYETIAFSPSLRGRVVGALFGLKERLKRITPLRRAVQRLRGR
- a CDS encoding PTS sugar transporter subunit IIA, with product MNLSRYLTEKLVKLELTTVIEPPEEGASREKWRQNAKEKVLGELVQLLAADNRVGNETKLLIDFVNRERKATTAIGYGIAIPHIRSLQAKEFMLAFARSTVGYDFDSLDNQPTHMFFVMAAPPYDDNFYLKAFKTLAGMLQYESFRSDLMNAQSPGEIIRLVRSME
- the aspS gene encoding aspartate--tRNA ligase; amino-acid sequence: MPPFLSLKRTHTCGQLRPADIDTPVRLNGWVAGYRNLGGLMFFDLRDRYGVTQVVVNPETLEKDMLAAAERTRSEFVVAVVGHVRKRPDGTANPKLATGEVEVVADQFHILSESRTPPFEVADQTNVNETLRLEYRYLDLRRAPLQRALRMRHQATMAVRTYFDRNGFYEIETPLLMRSTPEGARDYVVPSRVSKGKFYALPQSPQLLKQILMISGFDRYFQIARCLRDEDLRADRQPEHTQIDVEMSFVTPDDVFAVIEGMQKELFRAVLDIDIETPFPRYTFDEVMNRWGIDKPDLRFGMEIVDLTDIAGQSDFKVFADNVRSGGVVKGIVLKGGASYSRKQIDDLTELAKKHGAGGLAYILRSEGQDKSPILKFIGEDVKNRMCDRAGALAGDALFIISDRRLRTESILGQLRLHLGRVHDLVDRSQFRFLWVTDFPLLDYNEEERRWDAMHNIVSHPHETDLPLIDEGFSSTLPGTDLNHPWRRARAMQYDLVVNGWEIASGGQRINRSELQKKILAILGIDNNRAERMFGFLLRALEYGAPPHAGIALGLDRLVTLMGGYESIRDVIAFPKTANASSLMDGSPSEIEPSQLEELGLQIVAKETSA
- a CDS encoding PhoH family protein, whose translation is MQPDYDEKKIGTFTPGDIDQRLLFGQNDSFLRMIESRFLSRIVARGERIQVEGPPEEVEQILRLLTDLTTRIKQGEVITEQYLNYAIGMIRQNGLGPAASISTEALLTSALKKAIKPKTIGQTRYVEAVDQNDLVFAIGPAGTGKTYLAVAMAVAELKTKRVNRIVFARPAVEAGESLGFLPGDVRAKVDPYLRPVYDALYDMMQPDKIAKLLEMGVIEIAPLAFMRGRTLNEAFVVLDEAQNTTTAQMKMFLTRIGEKSKAVITGDVTQVDLPDKKTSGLITVQKILKNIKGIEFIHLTEKDVIRHRLVQQIISAYERYEGARRKDS
- a CDS encoding DMT family transporter; translated protein: MAMLSRLKLLFCVVIWGWTFVATKVVLSYVTPVELLGLRLLLALPVLLAVVRLKRIRFRFGLRDSGKVALGSAIITAHFLIQITGLQYTSATNTGWIISITPLVLAVLSFLFLNERLGIREYAGIAVATAGILLLVSHGNLSSFEWLSSVGDWLVLASAHTWALYTIATRDLSRAHNPLALTFAVLAPAGLMILGYMAVTSDWERFLHLPADAVVALLFLGVLGLAIAHWFWQEGVADIGAARAGIFLYLEPVATTVLAVPYLGEQFTWATALGGLAVLGGVYFGQRRRKPKRAAVSIAADDH